From one Anabas testudineus chromosome 21, fAnaTes1.2, whole genome shotgun sequence genomic stretch:
- the prpf40a gene encoding pre-mRNA-processing factor 40 homolog A isoform X2, translating into MMGPPGIPPHFPPIGMPPMGQRPPSMTPMPPGIIPPGIMPPMGAPPMAQMPGMMPPMMPGMMMPPRMPAAAVQPTGPPGVDSTAAAPGTASTTNGSPQEEQPKKKSLWTEHKSLDGKTYYYNTETKQSTWEKPDELKSPAEQMLSKCPWKEYKSDTGKPYYYNSQTKESRWTKPKELEDLEAMIKAEENGTVEATAPGTTTAPAVQADNTATMTTTTEAETATAVPEEHPSQVTVHHTAEVKTADAPVASLESSAATESTASAEVPKEERPELQKKTYKWNTKEEAKQAFKELLKEKGVSSNSSWEQAMKMIINDPRYSALPKLSEKKQAFNAYKVQTEKEEKEEARIKYKESKETFQRFLENHEKMTSTTRYKKAEQMFSELEVWSCVPERDRLEIYEDVLFYLAKKEKEQAKQLRKRNWEALKNILDNMANVTYRTTWSEAQQYLLDNPTFAEDEELQNMDKEDALICFEEHIRALEKEEEEEKQKTLLRERRRQRKNREAFQKFLDELHDHGQLHSMSAWMEMYPTLSSDIRFANMLGQPGSTPLDLFKFYVEDLKARYHDEKRIIKDILKDKGFLVEVNTGFDDFGSVISSDKRATTLDAGNIKLAFNSLLEKAEAREREREKEEARKMKRKEAAFKNMLKQATPPLEPEAAWEGVRERFLKEPAFEDVTLESERKRIFKDFMHVLEHECQHHHSKTKKHSKKSKKHHRKRSRSRSGSESEDEEYHKKKKRSQSKSPSERSSSGESERSYKKSKKHKKKGKKRRHKSASPDSDNEKKGRERDGKREKDAEKDKENDKSRGKSRSDSKQKSPKRKAAKEEGGWDTSGSELSEGELEKRRRTLLEQLDAP; encoded by the exons ATG ATGGGACCACCAGGAATACCGCCTCATTTCCCTCCTATTGGAATGCCTCCTATGGGACAACGACCTCCCAGCATGACTCCGATGCCTCCTGGTATAATTCCTCCTGGCATAATGCCACCAATGGGGGCACCCCCTATGGCACAG ATGCCAGGCATGATGCCACCTATGATGCCGGGGATGATGATGCCCCCTCGAATGCCAGCTGCGGCTGTACAACCAACAGGACCG CCTGGTGTTGACTCCACAG CTGCTGCACCTGGAACAGCG AGTACGACAAATGGATCTCCACAGGAAGAACAGCCAAAGAAG AAGTCCCTGTGGACCGAACACAAATCACTTGATGGAAAGACCTATTACTACAATACTGAGACCAAGCAGTCCACATGGGAGAAACCGGATGAACTCAAATCTCCTGCAGAA caaaTGCTGTCTAAATGCCCTTGGAAGGAGTACAAGTCAGACACAGGGAAGCCTTATTATTACAACTCTCAGACGAAGGAGTCCAGATGGACCAAACCCAAAGAGCTAGAGGATCTGGAAG CTATGATCAAAGCAGAGGAGAATGG AACGGTAGAGGCAACAGCCCCTGGCACCACCACCGCTCCTGCAGTGCAAGCAGATAATACAGCAACTATGACGACCACGACAGAGGCGGAAACTGCAACAGCAGTCCCAGAGGAACACCCATCCCAGGTGACTGTGCATCACACAGCTGAGGTAAAGACTGCAGATGCACCTGTGGCTTCCTTGGAGAGCTCAGCTGCCACAGAGTCCACAGCCAG TGCCGAAGTCCCAAAGGAAGAACGGCCAGAACTTCAGAAGAAAACTTACAAATGGAACACGAAAGAGGAGGCTAAACAGGCCTTCAAAGAGCTGCTGAAGGAGAAG GGTGTGTCCTCAAACTCCTCTTGGGAACAGGCTATGAAAATGATTATCAATGATCCTCGCTACAG CGCGCTTCCCAAACTGAGCGAGAAGAAGCAGGCGTTTAATGCCTACAAAGTTCaaacagagaaggaagaaaaggaggaggccAGAATTAAATACAAGGAGTCTAAAGAAACCTTCCAGAGGTTCTTGGAGAACCATGAGAAGATGACATCAACCACCAGATATAA GAAAGCAGAGCAGATGTTTAGCGAGCTCGAGGTGtggagttgtgttccagagaGAGACCGCCTAGAGATCTATGAAGATGTTTTGTTCTACCTCGCTAAGAAAGAAAAG GAGCAAGCAAAGCAGCTAAGAAAAAGGAACTGGGAAGCTCTGAAGAACATTTTGGATAACATGGCCAATGTCACATACCGCACCACCTGGTCTGAGGCTCAGCAGTACCTGTTAGACAATCCCACCTTTGCAGAAGATGAGGAGCTGCAAA ATATGGACAAGGAGGATGCCCTGATATGTTTTGAAGAACACATCCGGGCAttggagaaggaagaggaggaagagaaacagaagactCTCCTCAGGGAGAGAAGACGGCAACGCAAGAATAGAGAGGCCTTCCAG AAATTTCTGGATGAGCTTCATGACCACGGTCAGCTTCACTCCATGTCTGCTTGGATGGAGATGTATCCAACGCTGAGCTCAGACATCCGCTTTGCCAACATGCTGGGCCAGCCAG GCTCCACTCCCCTGGATTTGTTCAAATTCTATGTGGAAGACTTGAAGGCACGCTATCACGATGAGAAAAGGATTATTAAAGATATTCTTAAG GACAAAGGCTTCTTGGTTGAAGTCAACACCGGCTTCGATGACTTTGGATCGGTCATCAGCTCAGACAAAAGAGCCACCACACTGGATGCAGGGAACATAAAGCTGGCCTTCAACAGC CTACTGGAGAAGGCTGAagccagagagagggagcgggagaaagaggaggccagaaaaatgaaaaggaaagaagcagCCTTCAAGAACATGCTGAAACAGGCAACACCACCGCTGGAGCCAGAGGCTGCATGGGAGGGA GTCAGAGAGAGATTCTTGAAGGAACCTGCCTTTGAAGATGTGACTCTGGagtcagagaggaagaggataTTCAAAGACTTCATGCATGTCTTAGAG cacGAATGCCAACATCACCACTCTAAGACAAAGAAGCACTCAAAGAAGTCTAAGAAGCACCACAGGAAGCGCTCCCGCTCTCGATCG gGCTCTGAGTCAGAGGACGAGGAATaccacaagaagaaaaagaggtcGCAGTCCAAATCCCCCTCTGAACGCTCCTCCAGCGGAGAGTCTG AGAGAAGCTACAAAAAATCCAAGAAGCACAAGAAGAAAGGCAAGAAGAGACGCCACAAGTCT GCATCACCTGATTCTGACAAtgagaagaaaggaagagagcGTGATGGAAAGCGCGAAAAAGACgcagagaaagataaagagaacGACAAGTCTCGAGGAAAGTCTCGCTCCGACTCTAAACAGAAGTCTCCTAAAAGGAAAGCGGCCAAAGAAGAG GGTGGCTGGGATACGTCAGGCAGTGAGCTGAGTGAAGGAGAGctggagaaaaggagaagaactttattGGAACAGCTGGACGCGCCTTGA
- the prpf40a gene encoding pre-mRNA-processing factor 40 homolog A isoform X1 produces MSSSEANNGPSQAPPYPGVPPTGIPPPFMGPPGIPPHFPPIGMPPMGQRPPSMTPMPPGIIPPGIMPPMGAPPMAQMPGMMPPMMPGMMMPPRMPAAAVQPTGPPGVDSTAAAPGTASTTNGSPQEEQPKKKSLWTEHKSLDGKTYYYNTETKQSTWEKPDELKSPAEQMLSKCPWKEYKSDTGKPYYYNSQTKESRWTKPKELEDLEAMIKAEENGTVEATAPGTTTAPAVQADNTATMTTTTEAETATAVPEEHPSQVTVHHTAEVKTADAPVASLESSAATESTASAEVPKEERPELQKKTYKWNTKEEAKQAFKELLKEKGVSSNSSWEQAMKMIINDPRYSALPKLSEKKQAFNAYKVQTEKEEKEEARIKYKESKETFQRFLENHEKMTSTTRYKKAEQMFSELEVWSCVPERDRLEIYEDVLFYLAKKEKEQAKQLRKRNWEALKNILDNMANVTYRTTWSEAQQYLLDNPTFAEDEELQNMDKEDALICFEEHIRALEKEEEEEKQKTLLRERRRQRKNREAFQKFLDELHDHGQLHSMSAWMEMYPTLSSDIRFANMLGQPGSTPLDLFKFYVEDLKARYHDEKRIIKDILKDKGFLVEVNTGFDDFGSVISSDKRATTLDAGNIKLAFNSLLEKAEAREREREKEEARKMKRKEAAFKNMLKQATPPLEPEAAWEGVRERFLKEPAFEDVTLESERKRIFKDFMHVLEHECQHHHSKTKKHSKKSKKHHRKRSRSRSGSESEDEEYHKKKKRSQSKSPSERSSSGESERSYKKSKKHKKKGKKRRHKSASPDSDNEKKGRERDGKREKDAEKDKENDKSRGKSRSDSKQKSPKRKAAKEEGGWDTSGSELSEGELEKRRRTLLEQLDAP; encoded by the exons ATG TCTTCATCGGAGGCTAATAATGGCCCAAGCCAAGCGCCACCTTATCCAGGTGTACCGCCCACAGGGATACCTCCCCCATTT ATGGGACCACCAGGAATACCGCCTCATTTCCCTCCTATTGGAATGCCTCCTATGGGACAACGACCTCCCAGCATGACTCCGATGCCTCCTGGTATAATTCCTCCTGGCATAATGCCACCAATGGGGGCACCCCCTATGGCACAG ATGCCAGGCATGATGCCACCTATGATGCCGGGGATGATGATGCCCCCTCGAATGCCAGCTGCGGCTGTACAACCAACAGGACCG CCTGGTGTTGACTCCACAG CTGCTGCACCTGGAACAGCG AGTACGACAAATGGATCTCCACAGGAAGAACAGCCAAAGAAG AAGTCCCTGTGGACCGAACACAAATCACTTGATGGAAAGACCTATTACTACAATACTGAGACCAAGCAGTCCACATGGGAGAAACCGGATGAACTCAAATCTCCTGCAGAA caaaTGCTGTCTAAATGCCCTTGGAAGGAGTACAAGTCAGACACAGGGAAGCCTTATTATTACAACTCTCAGACGAAGGAGTCCAGATGGACCAAACCCAAAGAGCTAGAGGATCTGGAAG CTATGATCAAAGCAGAGGAGAATGG AACGGTAGAGGCAACAGCCCCTGGCACCACCACCGCTCCTGCAGTGCAAGCAGATAATACAGCAACTATGACGACCACGACAGAGGCGGAAACTGCAACAGCAGTCCCAGAGGAACACCCATCCCAGGTGACTGTGCATCACACAGCTGAGGTAAAGACTGCAGATGCACCTGTGGCTTCCTTGGAGAGCTCAGCTGCCACAGAGTCCACAGCCAG TGCCGAAGTCCCAAAGGAAGAACGGCCAGAACTTCAGAAGAAAACTTACAAATGGAACACGAAAGAGGAGGCTAAACAGGCCTTCAAAGAGCTGCTGAAGGAGAAG GGTGTGTCCTCAAACTCCTCTTGGGAACAGGCTATGAAAATGATTATCAATGATCCTCGCTACAG CGCGCTTCCCAAACTGAGCGAGAAGAAGCAGGCGTTTAATGCCTACAAAGTTCaaacagagaaggaagaaaaggaggaggccAGAATTAAATACAAGGAGTCTAAAGAAACCTTCCAGAGGTTCTTGGAGAACCATGAGAAGATGACATCAACCACCAGATATAA GAAAGCAGAGCAGATGTTTAGCGAGCTCGAGGTGtggagttgtgttccagagaGAGACCGCCTAGAGATCTATGAAGATGTTTTGTTCTACCTCGCTAAGAAAGAAAAG GAGCAAGCAAAGCAGCTAAGAAAAAGGAACTGGGAAGCTCTGAAGAACATTTTGGATAACATGGCCAATGTCACATACCGCACCACCTGGTCTGAGGCTCAGCAGTACCTGTTAGACAATCCCACCTTTGCAGAAGATGAGGAGCTGCAAA ATATGGACAAGGAGGATGCCCTGATATGTTTTGAAGAACACATCCGGGCAttggagaaggaagaggaggaagagaaacagaagactCTCCTCAGGGAGAGAAGACGGCAACGCAAGAATAGAGAGGCCTTCCAG AAATTTCTGGATGAGCTTCATGACCACGGTCAGCTTCACTCCATGTCTGCTTGGATGGAGATGTATCCAACGCTGAGCTCAGACATCCGCTTTGCCAACATGCTGGGCCAGCCAG GCTCCACTCCCCTGGATTTGTTCAAATTCTATGTGGAAGACTTGAAGGCACGCTATCACGATGAGAAAAGGATTATTAAAGATATTCTTAAG GACAAAGGCTTCTTGGTTGAAGTCAACACCGGCTTCGATGACTTTGGATCGGTCATCAGCTCAGACAAAAGAGCCACCACACTGGATGCAGGGAACATAAAGCTGGCCTTCAACAGC CTACTGGAGAAGGCTGAagccagagagagggagcgggagaaagaggaggccagaaaaatgaaaaggaaagaagcagCCTTCAAGAACATGCTGAAACAGGCAACACCACCGCTGGAGCCAGAGGCTGCATGGGAGGGA GTCAGAGAGAGATTCTTGAAGGAACCTGCCTTTGAAGATGTGACTCTGGagtcagagaggaagaggataTTCAAAGACTTCATGCATGTCTTAGAG cacGAATGCCAACATCACCACTCTAAGACAAAGAAGCACTCAAAGAAGTCTAAGAAGCACCACAGGAAGCGCTCCCGCTCTCGATCG gGCTCTGAGTCAGAGGACGAGGAATaccacaagaagaaaaagaggtcGCAGTCCAAATCCCCCTCTGAACGCTCCTCCAGCGGAGAGTCTG AGAGAAGCTACAAAAAATCCAAGAAGCACAAGAAGAAAGGCAAGAAGAGACGCCACAAGTCT GCATCACCTGATTCTGACAAtgagaagaaaggaagagagcGTGATGGAAAGCGCGAAAAAGACgcagagaaagataaagagaacGACAAGTCTCGAGGAAAGTCTCGCTCCGACTCTAAACAGAAGTCTCCTAAAAGGAAAGCGGCCAAAGAAGAG GGTGGCTGGGATACGTCAGGCAGTGAGCTGAGTGAAGGAGAGctggagaaaaggagaagaactttattGGAACAGCTGGACGCGCCTTGA